The nucleotide window ATCTACTGGTAGGCTGCCCCTTTGATCTAGCATGCTGGAATAGTCTCAACCTCGTTGTGCCATCTGATGGTCATCTATTCCAAGTGTTAGACAATTTTCAGACGACAGCCGCACCTTTCTTTCTTCATGGAGATAATTGTTACTATGTGCTGGTCTATTTAGGCGACCAGAAATGATATCATCTTTAGGGTTTTCAGGCTTCTTTGCAGCGGTGCAAGACCATCTTCAAGTCTGAGTTTGCTGTAGTTATTCTGAGAAAAATCACACATCATCCCTTAATTGATTTATGGCTAGAAGTCTATGTGTAGTTCTTCTTATTTTCTTTGTATCCTTTTTGGTTTCATGAATGATGCTCTGTATCGGATTTGGTATCTTTTGCAACAAAATCACAGTAGGGGCCCAAAACCCCTACTGTTTCACTTTAAAAAAACACACAAGAACATAGTGGCCGTGCTTCACTTCTTCGGGATCACCGCGCCGTGGTGGAGCGCCTCGGCAAGCCTCTGCAGCGCTGCGTGCGACGACCCGCCCTCCTCCACGGCCTTCCAGCACACGGCCTTCATATCCGCGGTCTTCTCCCTCGCCCTCCTCCCCAGCTCGCCGTCGGCGTCCATTAGGGACCGCACCGCGCGCTCGAGCTCCGCGGACTCCACGAAGTTGTCCCGCTTCCTGTCCACCTTGAGCGGCACGGCCACGCCCATGTCGGCCACCAGCTCAAACGCGTTCAGGTGCTGCTCCGCGTACAGCGGCCACGGCACCATCGGCACGCCGTGCCACAGGCTCTCCAGCACCGAGTTCCAGCCACCGTGCGTCACGAAGCCGCCGACGGCGGGGTGCGCCAGGATGTCCTTCTGCGGCGCCCACGTCGGCCACACCAGACCCTTGCCCTTGGTCCTCTCCAAGAACCGCTCCGGGAGGAGCTCGTCGAGATTCGCGTCCGTCGGGTGCTCCGACCCGTCCGGGGCGCCGGCGCCCGACGCGTCCGAAGGTGGGCCCCGCAGGACCCACAGGAAGCGGTGACCACACCGCTCGAGCGCggccgtgatctccaccacctgCGGCGGATCGAACCAGCCCATGCTCCCGAAGCAGAGGAACACCACTGACCCCGGCGGCTGCGCATCCAGCCACGCGACGCATTCGTGAGACGGCGAGCGGTCGCCGAGCGACAGCATGGGGCCGATCGGGTACACCGGCGGCGCGGGGCGACCGGGCACGCACCGGCCCCCGGCGACGGCCGCTAGGGGCCCCGGCTCGATCTCGTCCGCGGTGTTGGCGATGATCCCCGTGGCATCCATGAAGCGATCGCCGAGGCGCACGAACCACGCGTAGTTGGGGCTCTTCTTGTCCACCACGGGGCACGGCATGGACTCCGGCGGCACCGGCGGCAGGCCCGGCACCTGCACCTCCCCTTCCACCTCGTCGAACTCCACGGGGACCGAGTCGTGGAGCACGGGCAGGTGCAGCATGAGCGCGAGCAAGGCGCCCGTGGACGACATGAAGACGTAGGACGGCaccccgaggccccgcgccacgtcCACCAGGGGCGCGGCGAAGATGTCGAGCACGAGCGCGGCGACTGGGCacgccatggcggccacggcgtCCCTGATGTGCGGCGCGTGGAGGACGATGTACCGCGCGATGAACTCCTCGACCCCGACGGCGTCCGAGGGGGGCTCCACGGCGGGGAGGCGGTGGAAGCGGATGTCCTGCCCGGACGCGGCCTCGCGGCGCACGTGCGCCTCCACCTCGGAGGTGGCCTCGGAGGTGGGCGGGCGCATGACGAGCAGGGTGATGGAGAAGGCGTTGCCGCCGCCGCTGAGGACGCGTTTGCAGGACTCGAGCATGGACATGAGGTGGCCGGAGCCCCACTCCGGCAGGAGCACCAGCGCGGGCGGCGACATTGGAACCGTCGGTGTTTGGCTGCAAGCGTAACTTCGCtgcttttcctttttccttttcagTGTAGCCCACAGCCAACACGACACTGCTTGCAGTGCACTGGATGGCGAGTTCCACTGGAGTAAGGGTCTGTTTGTTCGTCTA belongs to Miscanthus floridulus cultivar M001 chromosome 4, ASM1932011v1, whole genome shotgun sequence and includes:
- the LOC136552395 gene encoding anthocyanidin 5,3-O-glucosyltransferase-like, yielding MSPPALVLLPEWGSGHLMSMLESCKRVLSGGGNAFSITLLVMRPPTSEATSEVEAHVRREAASGQDIRFHRLPAVEPPSDAVGVEEFIARYIVLHAPHIRDAVAAMACPVAALVLDIFAAPLVDVARGLGVPSYVFMSSTGALLALMLHLPVLHDSVPVEFDEVEGEVQVPGLPPVPPESMPCPVVDKKSPNYAWFVRLGDRFMDATGIIANTADEIEPGPLAAVAGGRCVPGRPAPPVYPIGPMLSLGDRSPSHECVAWLDAQPPGSVVFLCFGSMGWFDPPQVVEITAALERCGHRFLWVLRGPPSDASGAGAPDGSEHPTDANLDELLPERFLERTKGKGLVWPTWAPQKDILAHPAVGGFVTHGGWNSVLESLWHGVPMVPWPLYAEQHLNAFELVADMGVAVPLKVDRKRDNFVESAELERAVRSLMDADGELGRRAREKTADMKAVCWKAVEEGGSSHAALQRLAEALHHGAVIPKK